From Acomys russatus chromosome 2, mAcoRus1.1, whole genome shotgun sequence, one genomic window encodes:
- the Hey1 gene encoding hairy/enhancer-of-split related with YRPW motif protein 1 translates to MKRAHPDYSSSDSELDETIEVEKESADENGNLSSALGSMSPTTSSQVLARKRRRGIIEKRRRDRINNSLSELRRLVPSAFEKQGSAKLEKAEILQMTVDHLKMLHTAGGKGYFDAHALAMDYRSLGFRECLAEVARYLSIIEGLDASDPLRVRLVSHLNNYASQREAASGAHAGLGHIPWGSAFGHHPHIAHPLLLPQNGHGNAGTTASPTEPHHQGRLSSAHPEAPALRAPPSGSLGPVLPVVTSASKLSPPLLSSVASLSAFPFSFSSFHLLSPSTPTQAANLGKPYRPWGTEIGAF, encoded by the exons ATGAAGAGAGCTCACCCTGATTACAGCTCCTCTGATAGCGAGCTGGACGAGACCATCGAGGTAGAGAAGGAGAGTGCGGACGAGAATGG AAACTTGAGTTCGGCGCTGGGTTCCATGTCCCCAACGACGTCGTCCCAGGTTTTGGCCAGGAAAAGACGGAGAGGC ATCATCGAGAAGCGCCGACGCGACCGAATCAATAACAGTTTGTCTGAACTGAGAAGGCTGGTACCCAGCGCTTTTGAAAAGCAG GGATCTGCTAAGCTAGAAAAAGCTGAGATCTTGCAGATGACCGTGGATCACCTGAAAATGCTGCACACCGCAGGAGGGAAAG GTTATTTTGACGCGCACGCCCTGGCTATGGATTATCGGAGTTTGGGGTTTCGGGAATGCCTGGCCGAAGTTGCCCGTTATCTGAGCATCATTGAAGGACTTGATGCCTCCGATCCGCTTCGTGTCCGCCTGGTCTCCCATCTCAACAATTACGCCTCTCAGCGGGAAGCCGCGAGCGGCGCTCACGCGGGCCTCGGACACATCCCGTGGGGGAGCGCCTTCGGACATCACCCACACATCGCACACCCGCTGCTGCTGCCCCAGAATGGCCACGGGAACGCTGGCACCACGGCATCACCCACGGAGCCGCATCACCAGGGCAGGCTGTCCTCAGCCCATCCGGAGGCGCCGGCCTTGCGAGCGCCCCCTAGTGGCAGCCTGGGACCGGTGCTTCCCGTGGTGACCTCGGCCTCCAAACTGTCGCCGCCGCTGCTCTCCTCTGTAGCCTCGCTCTCagccttccccttttccttcagCTCTTTCCACCTACTGAGCCCTTCGACACCCACGCAGGCAGCAAACCTTGGCAAGCCATATAGACCATGGGGGACGGAGATTGGAGCTTTCTAA